A genomic region of Candidatus Methylomirabilota bacterium contains the following coding sequences:
- a CDS encoding phosphatase PAP2 family protein, with the protein MQHFEFELSFLAWLASFAGRWPILDRTAETLANNDLFEATPYVLVLMGFWYGAAARAAVRREIFAGGLAAAIAVLVCRLIQNGFASTRPIWDPVLQGLFPSEFQRLMDLSYHSFPSDHVAFILPLAYAVWRIDARIGAIGWAWFVLISVIRSYLALHYPIDLIAGALLGVVAIGAVRWASEPVGRLFAALETAERRWPGPVAAALFFVAFQYATLFMLIRDLGSRGVRVVAMLGPW; encoded by the coding sequence ATGCAGCATTTCGAGTTCGAGCTGTCGTTCCTCGCGTGGCTGGCTTCGTTCGCCGGTCGGTGGCCGATCCTGGATCGAACGGCGGAGACGCTAGCCAACAACGATCTCTTCGAGGCCACACCCTACGTTCTCGTTCTCATGGGGTTCTGGTACGGCGCGGCGGCGCGGGCCGCGGTCCGGCGCGAGATCTTCGCCGGCGGTCTCGCCGCCGCGATCGCCGTGCTTGTCTGTCGACTGATCCAGAACGGGTTTGCCAGCACCCGGCCGATCTGGGATCCGGTTCTCCAGGGGCTCTTCCCGTCGGAGTTCCAGCGGCTGATGGACCTTTCGTACCACTCCTTCCCGAGTGACCACGTCGCCTTCATCTTGCCCCTCGCCTACGCCGTCTGGCGGATCGACGCCCGCATCGGCGCAATCGGCTGGGCCTGGTTCGTCCTCATCTCCGTCATCCGGTCATACCTCGCGCTGCACTACCCGATCGACCTCATAGCCGGCGCCCTTCTCGGGGTCGTGGCGATCGGGGCGGTCCGCTGGGCCTCGGAGCCGGTCGGGAGGCTGTTCGCGGCTCTCGAGACGGCCGAGCGGCGATGGCCGGGGCCGGTCGCGGCGGCCTTGTTCTTCGTTGCCTTCCAGTACGCCACGTTGTTCATGCTGATACGCGATCTGGGGAGCCGCGGGGTCCGCGTCGTCGCGATGCTCGGTCCGTGGTGA